A genomic region of Sphingobacteriales bacterium contains the following coding sequences:
- a CDS encoding L,D-transpeptidase family protein has protein sequence MFFLGIVLWSTVLAAQPGFLASQLNHGRVATAKKEKDEWLREEFERRGWNYDQGPKNVYLRAFKEELILEVWVQYEHNQDYYKFCDYSICKSSGKLGPKSKRGDEQVPEGFYYINEFNPNSNFYLSLGINYPNTSDRQRSKSGNLGGDIYIHGDCFSIGCLAMTNEKIKEIYWLCAKARENGQTYIPVHIFPYKFDITTPFLYEHDKQDEELHRFWHVLEEAYSYFIYKRRPPFVHIDENGNYSFY, from the coding sequence ATGTTTTTTTTGGGTATAGTGTTGTGGAGTACAGTATTGGCAGCACAGCCCGGTTTTTTGGCATCGCAACTGAACCATGGGCGAGTGGCGACAGCCAAGAAAGAAAAAGATGAATGGCTGCGCGAAGAATTTGAACGGCGCGGCTGGAACTACGACCAAGGACCCAAAAATGTGTATTTGCGTGCATTCAAAGAAGAGCTTATTCTGGAAGTGTGGGTACAATACGAACACAATCAGGACTACTACAAATTCTGCGATTACTCCATCTGCAAATCTTCCGGCAAATTGGGACCCAAGAGCAAGCGCGGCGACGAGCAAGTACCCGAAGGATTTTATTACATCAACGAATTTAATCCCAACAGCAATTTTTATCTTTCGCTCGGCATCAATTATCCCAATACCTCCGACCGCCAGCGCAGCAAAAGCGGCAATTTAGGCGGCGACATCTACATTCACGGCGATTGTTTCAGTATCGGCTGCTTGGCAATGACCAACGAAAAAATCAAAGAAATATATTGGCTCTGCGCCAAAGCCCGCGAAAATGGTCAAACCTATATACCGGTACATATTTTTCCCTACAAATTTGATATCACCACACCCTTCCTATACGAGCACGACAAACAAGACGAAGAGTTGCACCGTTTTTGGCACGTTTTGGAAGAAGCCTACTCCTATTTTATCTACAAACGCCGCCCCCCTTTTGTGCATATTGACGAAAACGGCAACTACAGTTTTTATTAA